A single genomic interval of Selenobaculum gibii harbors:
- the frr gene encoding ribosome recycling factor translates to MVKEIFLAQEERMKKTVEALKREYASIRAGRATPALLDKVMVDYYGAPTPVNQVANVSVPEPRMITIQPWEKTMLGAIEKAILKSDLGLTPNSDGTMIRLSIPQLTNERRTEIAKTIHKKAEEAKVGVRNIRRDAIDAVKKLEKDKLITEDESKKAQDDMQKITDKYIKEIDSVMAVKEKEIMEV, encoded by the coding sequence ATGGTAAAAGAGATTTTTTTAGCGCAAGAAGAAAGAATGAAAAAAACGGTTGAAGCTTTAAAAAGAGAATATGCTTCAATTCGTGCTGGAAGAGCAACTCCGGCGTTATTAGATAAAGTTATGGTAGATTATTATGGTGCGCCTACTCCGGTAAATCAAGTGGCGAATGTAAGTGTACCAGAACCACGGATGATTACGATTCAACCATGGGAAAAAACTATGCTTGGAGCAATTGAAAAAGCAATTTTAAAATCTGATTTAGGGCTTACGCCAAATAGTGATGGAACAATGATTCGCTTGTCGATTCCGCAATTGACAAATGAAAGACGGACTGAAATTGCAAAAACAATTCATAAAAAAGCCGAAGAAGCAAAAGTCGGTGTACGGAATATTCGTCGTGATGCTATTGATGCGGTGAAAAAATTGGAAAAAGATAAATTAATTACAGAAGACGAAAGCAAAAAAGCACAAGATGATATGCAAAAAATTACGGATAAATATATTAAAGAAATTGATTCCGTAATGGCAGTAAAAGAAAAAGAAATTATGGAAGTGTAA
- a CDS encoding DUF362 domain-containing protein codes for MAYNISEECISCGSCAATCPVGAISEGDTQYVISEECVECGACAAVCPVGAISAP; via the coding sequence ATGGCATATAATATTAGTGAAGAATGCATTTCCTGCGGTTCTTGTGCAGCTACTTGTCCAGTTGGTGCTATCTCCGAAGGAGATACTCAATATGTGATTTCAGAAGAATGCGTTGAATGCGGTGCCTGTGCGGCGGTTTGTCCAGTTGGAGCTATTTCAGCGCCATGA
- a CDS encoding isoprenyl transferase — protein sequence MWKRWFGKTNEDVTKLEAYKSIDFDKLPKHIAIIMDGNGRWAQKQGLMRTLGHRAGVETLREVVKAASGLGIRALTAYAFSTENWKRPDSEVKFLMDLFSEYLDREIDELHENNVKIRFIGRIEELSDLLQTKIESAQLRTANNTGLILNLAVNYGSRDEITRTVKIIANKVKNNEIKIEDINENFITNHLDTAGIPEVDLVIRPSGDLRISNFLLWQMAYAEFWFTEINWPDFKPNDLLQAVLSYQKRERRFGGLK from the coding sequence ATGTGGAAAAGATGGTTTGGCAAAACGAATGAAGATGTTACCAAGCTAGAAGCATATAAAAGTATTGATTTTGATAAATTGCCTAAGCATATAGCAATTATTATGGACGGAAATGGAAGATGGGCGCAGAAGCAAGGATTAATGAGAACGCTTGGACATCGTGCTGGTGTTGAGACGCTGAGAGAAGTAGTTAAGGCGGCTTCTGGACTTGGAATTCGGGCGCTTACTGCATATGCATTTTCGACTGAAAATTGGAAAAGACCAGATTCGGAAGTTAAGTTTTTAATGGATTTATTCTCGGAATATCTTGATCGTGAAATAGATGAGTTACATGAAAATAATGTGAAGATTAGATTTATTGGTAGAATAGAAGAATTGTCTGATTTGTTGCAAACTAAAATAGAAAGTGCTCAGTTGCGTACAGCAAATAATACAGGTCTTATTTTGAACTTGGCAGTAAACTATGGAAGTAGAGATGAGATTACGCGTACTGTTAAAATAATAGCGAATAAAGTAAAAAATAATGAGATAAAAATAGAGGACATTAATGAAAATTTCATTACAAATCATTTAGATACCGCGGGGATTCCAGAAGTCGATTTAGTAATTAGACCAAGTGGTGATTTGAGAATTAGTAATTTTTTATTGTGGCAAATGGCATATGCAGAGTTTTGGTTTACTGAGATTAATTGGCCGGACTTTAAGCCGAACGATTTGTTACAAGCCGTTTTATCATATCAAAAACGTGAACGAAGATTTGGTGGATTAAAATAG
- a CDS encoding phosphatidate cytidylyltransferase — MLIQRIITGIIGMLATIAVVMYGSWAFVCAITLLAVIAFYEYGKVFNHIDVSIWRTIGFILIPLIMGCAWLGNAHETIGLLLAGVLIIFARVVFAHVKFSIPSAAITISGIFYVGLTFSHLILLRFAYSDIVISTALGDIAAGAAFIWLAFVGTWASDTFAYFVGCSIGKHKLCPSISPGKTIEGFLGGLIGTVLALVGLGMLFHFSPYHMVFLGVLLASVATIGDLVESCIKRFTGVKDSGDILPGHGGVLDRFDSIMFTVPLVYYYVHIFSIFNQ, encoded by the coding sequence ATGTTAATTCAAAGGATAATTACAGGTATTATTGGTATGCTTGCTACAATTGCTGTAGTAATGTATGGAAGTTGGGCTTTTGTATGTGCAATTACATTGTTGGCAGTGATTGCATTTTATGAGTATGGAAAAGTTTTTAATCATATAGATGTTTCTATATGGAGAACTATAGGTTTTATTTTAATTCCATTGATTATGGGATGTGCATGGCTAGGAAATGCACATGAAACTATTGGACTATTATTAGCAGGAGTGTTAATTATTTTTGCTAGAGTTGTTTTTGCACATGTTAAATTCTCCATTCCTAGTGCAGCGATTACAATCAGTGGTATTTTCTATGTTGGGTTAACTTTTTCACACTTGATTTTATTACGCTTTGCTTATAGTGATATTGTAATTTCAACTGCTTTAGGGGATATAGCTGCGGGCGCGGCTTTTATTTGGTTAGCGTTTGTTGGTACGTGGGCAAGTGATACTTTTGCTTATTTTGTTGGCTGTTCGATTGGAAAGCATAAATTATGTCCTAGTATTAGTCCTGGAAAAACAATAGAAGGGTTTTTAGGTGGCTTAATAGGAACAGTATTAGCATTAGTAGGTTTAGGGATGCTTTTTCATTTTTCACCATATCATATGGTTTTCTTAGGGGTATTATTAGCGAGTGTAGCAACGATTGGCGATTTGGTGGAGTCATGTATTAAGCGATTTACAGGGGTAAAAGATTCTGGGGATATCTTGCCTGGGCATGGTGGTGTTTTAGATCGTTTTGACAGCATTATGTTTACTGTGCCATTAGTGTATTATTACGTACATATTTTTTCAATTTTTAATCAGTAA
- a CDS encoding 1-deoxy-D-xylulose-5-phosphate reductoisomerase has protein sequence MKNIAILGSTGSIGTQTLEVVRENADRFAVKALAAYHNDQLLEQQIQEFQPELAVLVDEEAAKRLQARYKGKTIILSGKKALVNAAILESIDVVVTSLVGFAGLEPTVAAIRAGKDIALANKETLVVAGEIIMNLAKEYGVAILPVDSEHSALFQCLQGEEHEKVEKIILTCSGGPFRGRTHEELLSVSIADCLNHPNWAMGKKITTDSATLANKGLEVIEAKWLYDVDYDQIEVVVHPQSIIHSMIEYVDGAVMAQLGVPDMKLPIQYALTYPHREVMHSPKLDLFKVATLTFEKPDTETFEALALAYRAGKTGGSMPCVFNAANEIAVNAFLEGKISFLSISKVIKSAMNNHTVIAKPNLADLYQIDAWTRNFAQENLLNFENNKND, from the coding sequence ATGAAAAATATTGCTATTTTAGGTTCTACTGGTTCCATTGGGACCCAAACATTGGAAGTGGTAAGAGAAAATGCAGATCGATTTGCAGTAAAAGCCTTGGCCGCTTACCATAACGATCAATTATTAGAGCAACAGATTCAAGAATTTCAGCCTGAATTGGCTGTATTAGTAGATGAAGAGGCCGCAAAGCGTTTACAAGCTAGATATAAAGGAAAAACAATTATTTTATCTGGGAAAAAAGCACTGGTAAACGCTGCAATTTTAGAATCAATTGATGTTGTAGTTACTTCTTTGGTTGGCTTTGCTGGTCTTGAGCCTACAGTAGCTGCAATTCGAGCAGGAAAAGATATTGCATTGGCAAATAAAGAGACTCTAGTAGTTGCTGGTGAAATTATTATGAATCTAGCAAAAGAATATGGTGTAGCGATTTTGCCTGTAGATAGTGAACATAGCGCGCTTTTTCAATGTTTACAAGGGGAGGAGCATGAAAAGGTCGAAAAAATTATTTTGACTTGCTCAGGTGGCCCTTTTCGTGGCAGAACACATGAGGAGCTATTGTCAGTTTCTATTGCAGATTGTTTAAATCATCCGAATTGGGCAATGGGAAAAAAAATTACAACGGATTCAGCTACATTGGCGAATAAGGGCTTGGAAGTCATTGAGGCAAAATGGCTCTATGATGTGGATTATGATCAAATTGAGGTAGTAGTTCATCCACAAAGTATTATTCACTCAATGATTGAATATGTTGATGGTGCGGTTATGGCACAATTGGGAGTGCCAGATATGAAATTACCCATTCAATATGCCTTAACTTATCCGCATCGAGAAGTAATGCATTCTCCTAAACTAGATTTATTCAAAGTTGCAACATTAACTTTTGAAAAACCGGATACTGAGACATTTGAAGCTTTAGCATTGGCTTATCGAGCAGGAAAAACAGGAGGTTCTATGCCTTGTGTATTTAATGCGGCAAATGAAATTGCAGTCAATGCATTTTTGGAAGGAAAAATATCTTTCTTATCTATTAGTAAAGTAATAAAATCTGCGATGAATAACCATACTGTTATTGCAAAACCAAATTTAGCGGATTTATATCAAATAGACGCTTGGACGAGAAATTTCGCGCAAGAGAATCTTTTAAATTTTGAAAATAATAAAAATGATTAG
- the rseP gene encoding RIP metalloprotease RseP encodes MTTLVATIFVFGLLVLFHELGHFITAKMVGMRVEEFAIGFGPKLFSYQKGETLYSLRIIPLGGFNKIAGMDPDEEKDERAYTAKPIWARMIVILAGSTMNFILPVLIFLGIFLTAGINTPSPEPIFGEVMEGKAAAQAGLMQGDRIIKVDDKDIHTWKEFVSVVQVSDGKILKVQYEREGNIGVASLIPVYDEQSKRAIIGVLSKYDNYRPGFVEATGLAIKNTISVTVAMVDGLIQMVAGKIDAELAGPIGVAQMAGEVAQMGIIPLLQFAAFLSINLGIINLLPIPALDGGHFVTLVIEGVRGKPLSPELVQKAQMFGFMLLLALMVFATSKDIIRTNWFG; translated from the coding sequence TTGACTACATTAGTAGCAACTATATTTGTCTTTGGTTTATTAGTTTTATTTCATGAACTTGGACATTTTATTACTGCCAAAATGGTAGGTATGCGTGTAGAAGAATTTGCAATAGGATTTGGACCAAAACTTTTTAGCTATCAAAAAGGTGAAACTTTATATTCCCTTCGAATTATTCCTTTAGGTGGATTTAATAAGATTGCAGGGATGGATCCGGATGAGGAAAAGGATGAACGCGCTTATACAGCGAAACCTATTTGGGCGAGAATGATTGTAATCCTAGCTGGATCGACAATGAATTTTATTTTACCTGTATTAATATTTCTAGGTATCTTTCTTACTGCTGGAATCAATACACCTTCTCCAGAACCTATTTTTGGCGAAGTTATGGAGGGAAAAGCAGCTGCACAGGCGGGTTTAATGCAAGGTGATAGAATTATTAAAGTTGATGATAAGGATATTCATACATGGAAAGAATTTGTCTCTGTTGTTCAAGTCAGTGATGGGAAAATATTAAAAGTGCAATATGAACGTGAGGGGAATATTGGAGTAGCTAGCTTAATTCCTGTTTATGATGAACAATCTAAAAGGGCAATTATTGGGGTGCTTTCTAAATATGATAATTACCGGCCGGGATTTGTTGAAGCTACTGGGTTAGCAATAAAGAATACAATTTCGGTGACTGTAGCGATGGTAGATGGATTAATCCAGATGGTCGCTGGAAAAATTGATGCTGAATTAGCTGGACCGATTGGTGTAGCACAAATGGCTGGTGAAGTAGCGCAGATGGGGATTATTCCATTACTACAATTTGCTGCTTTTTTGAGCATTAATTTAGGGATTATTAATTTATTGCCAATCCCGGCTTTAGATGGTGGTCATTTTGTGACTTTAGTGATTGAAGGTGTAAGAGGAAAACCTTTGAGCCCAGAGTTGGTGCAAAAAGCGCAAATGTTTGGCTTTATGTTACTCTTAGCTTTAATGGTATTTGCGACATCAAAGGATATTATCAGAACAAATTGGTTTGGCTGA
- the ispG gene encoding flavodoxin-dependent (E)-4-hydroxy-3-methylbut-2-enyl-diphosphate synthase, translating into MKRKMTRKIMIGDIAIGGGAPISVQSMTNTKTQDVTSSVEQIQRLVAAGCDIVRLAIPDMEAAIALRKIRDLVDVPLVADIHFDYRLAIAAVDSGIDGLRLNPGNIGDSDRVEAVVKAAKNRHIPIRIGVNAGSLDKILLAKYGRPTPEAMVESAMQHIKILESLNFYDTKISLKAHDVPLTIAAYQLMSEKSDYPLHLGITEAGTVHSGVIKSSVGIGALLAQGIGDTFRISLTGDPVEEVKVANQILKSLKLRECGPTLVSCPTCGRCNINLAEIAGRVEDKLKVITRPISVAVMGCVVNGPGEAREADVGIAGGKKEGLVFRKGEIIRKVPEECLVEELFKEIDAILEEE; encoded by the coding sequence ATGAAGCGGAAGATGACGCGGAAAATAATGATTGGCGATATTGCTATTGGTGGCGGTGCTCCAATTAGTGTTCAGTCAATGACGAATACAAAGACACAAGATGTGACTAGCAGTGTAGAGCAAATCCAAAGATTAGTTGCGGCTGGTTGTGATATTGTACGCTTAGCGATTCCCGATATGGAAGCGGCGATAGCATTAAGAAAAATAAGGGATTTAGTTGATGTTCCTTTAGTTGCGGATATTCATTTTGATTATCGTTTGGCTATTGCTGCAGTCGATAGTGGGATTGATGGACTTCGCTTAAACCCAGGAAATATTGGAGATTCTGACCGTGTTGAAGCTGTAGTCAAAGCAGCAAAAAATAGACATATTCCAATTCGAATTGGTGTAAATGCCGGTTCATTAGATAAAATTTTGTTAGCGAAGTATGGCCGTCCAACGCCTGAGGCAATGGTTGAGAGTGCCATGCAGCATATTAAAATTTTAGAAAGTCTGAATTTCTATGATACAAAAATTTCGTTAAAGGCACATGACGTGCCTTTAACGATTGCAGCATATCAATTAATGAGTGAAAAGAGTGATTATCCACTTCACTTAGGTATTACAGAAGCTGGAACTGTTCATTCGGGGGTTATTAAATCATCTGTTGGTATAGGGGCACTGTTAGCCCAAGGAATTGGGGATACCTTTAGAATTTCTTTAACTGGGGATCCAGTAGAAGAAGTAAAAGTAGCAAATCAAATTCTAAAATCCTTGAAGTTAAGAGAATGTGGTCCGACTTTAGTATCTTGTCCGACTTGTGGACGTTGTAATATTAACTTGGCAGAAATTGCAGGCCGAGTTGAAGATAAATTAAAAGTAATTACAAGACCCATTAGCGTAGCTGTTATGGGCTGTGTTGTAAATGGACCAGGAGAAGCACGCGAAGCTGATGTGGGGATTGCTGGCGGGAAAAAAGAAGGATTAGTGTTCCGTAAAGGTGAAATCATTCGGAAAGTGCCAGAAGAATGTCTGGTTGAAGAATTGTTTAAAGAAATAGATGCGATTTTAGAGGAGGAGTAA
- a CDS encoding proline--tRNA ligase — protein sequence MRTTQLYAPTLRETPAEAEVISHQLMLRAGMIRKAAGGVYTYLPLAWRVLKKIEEIVREEMDNAGGQELAMPIMQPAELWHETGRWDVYGDEMFRLKDRHNRDFCLGPTHEEMITTLVRSDVRSYRQLPLMLYQIQNKYRDEIRPRFGLMRGREFIMKDLYSFDKDEEGLDISYKKMYDAYTNIFSRCGLNFRAVEADGGAIGGSNTHEFMVIAESGEAAIVYCEACDYAANVEKAELKPILAGKEAELPLEIVDTPNTKTIEAVSQYLGVDIKKNIKAVAFQNEKDEVILAFVRGDHEVNDVKLQNAVGAIVLRMASEEAILAVGGVPGFMSPIGIKGATIVVDATVMEMYNAVAGANQVDKHYKNINPKRDFKDVLVTDIRLIQVGDPCPHCGKPLKTARGIEAGQVFKLGTKYSKALKAMYLDENGREKPMVMGCYGVGVSRTMAAAIEQNFDEHGIIWPAAIAPYTVVIVPINTKDAEQMEIAEKLYEELKAAKIEVLLDDRKERAGVKFKDADLIGYPLRITVGPKAVNEGTVEIKVRRTGEAFDYTQDKYLANVQRLLATL from the coding sequence ATGCGTACTACACAATTATATGCACCTACACTTAGAGAAACACCAGCTGAGGCGGAAGTTATCAGCCATCAATTAATGCTTAGAGCTGGAATGATTAGAAAGGCTGCCGGTGGTGTTTATACATATTTGCCGTTAGCTTGGCGTGTTTTAAAGAAAATTGAAGAAATTGTCCGTGAAGAAATGGATAATGCAGGTGGACAAGAACTTGCTATGCCAATAATGCAACCTGCGGAATTATGGCATGAAACTGGGCGTTGGGATGTTTATGGAGATGAAATGTTCCGCTTAAAAGATCGTCACAATCGCGATTTTTGTCTAGGCCCAACTCATGAAGAAATGATTACAACGCTTGTTCGCTCGGATGTACGCTCTTATCGTCAATTACCATTGATGTTATATCAAATCCAAAATAAATATCGTGATGAAATTCGTCCTCGCTTCGGACTTATGCGCGGACGTGAATTTATCATGAAAGATTTATATTCTTTTGATAAAGATGAAGAAGGCTTAGATATCAGCTATAAAAAAATGTACGATGCCTATACGAATATATTTAGTCGTTGTGGACTTAATTTCCGTGCTGTAGAAGCCGATGGTGGGGCAATTGGCGGGAGTAATACGCATGAATTTATGGTCATTGCTGAATCTGGTGAGGCAGCCATCGTATATTGTGAAGCGTGTGATTACGCTGCAAATGTGGAAAAAGCTGAATTAAAACCTATTTTGGCAGGAAAAGAAGCTGAATTACCTTTAGAAATTGTGGATACGCCAAATACTAAAACAATTGAAGCAGTTTCTCAGTATTTAGGTGTAGATATTAAGAAGAATATAAAAGCAGTTGCTTTCCAGAATGAAAAGGATGAAGTTATTCTTGCATTTGTCCGTGGAGATCATGAAGTAAATGATGTAAAATTACAAAATGCTGTAGGTGCTATTGTGCTTCGTATGGCAAGTGAGGAAGCAATTTTGGCAGTTGGCGGAGTACCAGGTTTTATGAGTCCTATCGGGATTAAAGGTGCGACGATTGTAGTAGATGCAACGGTTATGGAAATGTATAATGCAGTCGCTGGTGCAAATCAAGTAGATAAACATTATAAAAATATCAATCCAAAACGTGATTTTAAAGATGTACTCGTTACAGATATTCGTTTGATTCAAGTTGGTGATCCATGTCCGCATTGTGGCAAACCGTTAAAAACTGCGCGGGGAATTGAAGCGGGACAAGTATTTAAACTAGGAACTAAATACAGTAAAGCTTTAAAGGCGATGTATCTGGATGAAAATGGCCGTGAAAAGCCAATGGTTATGGGATGCTATGGAGTTGGTGTAAGCCGTACAATGGCAGCAGCAATTGAACAAAATTTTGATGAGCATGGTATTATTTGGCCAGCAGCAATTGCACCATATACTGTAGTTATAGTACCGATTAATACAAAAGATGCAGAGCAAATGGAAATCGCTGAAAAATTATATGAAGAATTAAAAGCCGCAAAAATAGAAGTTTTACTTGACGATCGTAAAGAACGTGCAGGTGTAAAATTTAAAGATGCAGATTTAATTGGGTATCCATTGCGCATTACTGTTGGTCCTAAAGCTGTAAATGAAGGTACCGTAGAGATAAAAGTAAGACGTACGGGCGAAGCGTTCGACTACACACAAGATAAATATTTAGCAAATGTACAGAGATTACTTGCAACGTTATAA
- a CDS encoding ACT domain-containing protein → MKIVVTIVGKDRVGIIAMVSNILAENNVNILNINQNILDGFFNMVMIAEMSESKLKLKDLQQILREKGEEINLEIKAQHQDIFNIMHKI, encoded by the coding sequence ATGAAAATAGTTGTAACAATCGTTGGTAAAGATAGAGTTGGTATTATTGCAATGGTAAGTAACATTTTAGCGGAAAATAATGTAAATATTTTAAATATTAATCAAAATATTTTAGATGGTTTTTTTAATATGGTAATGATTGCTGAAATGAGTGAAAGTAAATTAAAATTAAAAGATTTACAGCAAATACTGCGCGAAAAGGGTGAAGAAATCAATCTTGAGATTAAGGCACAACATCAGGATATTTTTAACATCATGCATAAAATCTAA
- a CDS encoding PFL family protein — MITIHDILETNRMITENKLDVRTITMGISLRDCAHPNIKQFCQNIYDKITTSAEFLVQTGEDIEAEYGIPIINKRISVTPIAIAAEACRTDSYVPVAEALDAAAKEVGVNFIGGFSALVEKGYTNGDRILINSIPQALATTDRVCSSVNLGSTKAGINMDCVREMGEIVKRTAELTRDRDAIGCAKLVIFSNVPGDNPFMAGAFHGVSEAEKVINVGVSGPGVVKRALEDIKGADFSQVAETIKKTAFKITRVGQLVAQEASKRLGVPFGIIDLSLAPTPAVGDSVAHILEEMGLESCGAPGTTAALALLNDAVKKGGLMASSHVGGLSGAFIPVSEDAGMIAAVESGALSLEKLEAMTCVCSVGLDMIPVAGDTTAATISGIIADEAAIGMINNKTTAVRIIPVPGKKVGDTVEFGGLLGYSPVIPVSKYSSEAFIARGGRIPAPVRSLTN; from the coding sequence GTGATAACGATACATGATATATTAGAAACAAACCGAATGATTACAGAAAATAAATTAGATGTTAGAACGATTACAATGGGGATTAGTTTAAGGGATTGCGCACATCCTAACATTAAGCAATTCTGCCAGAATATCTATGATAAAATCACAACATCAGCAGAATTTCTTGTACAAACGGGTGAAGATATTGAGGCGGAATATGGGATTCCAATCATTAATAAACGCATATCTGTAACGCCGATTGCGATTGCAGCAGAAGCGTGCCGAACGGATAGTTATGTGCCGGTTGCTGAAGCTTTAGATGCAGCGGCAAAAGAAGTTGGCGTAAATTTTATTGGTGGTTTTTCAGCTTTAGTTGAAAAAGGCTACACAAATGGCGATAGAATTTTAATTAATTCAATTCCACAGGCTTTGGCTACAACGGATCGTGTTTGTTCTTCAGTAAATCTTGGCTCAACAAAAGCTGGAATCAATATGGATTGTGTACGTGAAATGGGCGAAATTGTAAAGCGTACTGCTGAACTTACACGCGATCGTGATGCGATTGGCTGTGCTAAGCTTGTTATCTTTTCTAATGTTCCTGGTGACAATCCATTCATGGCAGGCGCTTTCCATGGCGTGAGTGAAGCAGAAAAGGTAATTAATGTTGGTGTAAGTGGTCCTGGTGTAGTAAAACGGGCGCTTGAAGATATAAAAGGGGCGGATTTTAGCCAGGTTGCTGAAACAATAAAGAAAACTGCATTTAAAATCACTCGCGTAGGACAACTAGTAGCTCAAGAAGCATCAAAACGCCTTGGTGTTCCATTTGGGATTATCGACTTATCGCTTGCACCTACTCCAGCAGTAGGAGATAGTGTAGCACATATTTTAGAAGAAATGGGACTTGAAAGCTGTGGAGCTCCAGGTACAACGGCTGCCTTGGCATTGCTGAATGATGCTGTGAAAAAAGGTGGGCTTATGGCCTCTTCTCACGTTGGCGGGTTAAGTGGCGCATTTATTCCTGTAAGTGAGGATGCTGGAATGATAGCAGCTGTTGAATCTGGCGCATTATCGTTAGAAAAGTTAGAAGCAATGACATGCGTTTGCTCTGTGGGTCTTGATATGATACCTGTAGCTGGTGATACTACTGCTGCGACTATTTCTGGTATTATTGCTGATGAAGCAGCAATTGGGATGATTAACAATAAAACGACGGCCGTTCGCATTATCCCAGTACCGGGGAAAAAAGTAGGCGACACAGTTGAATTTGGCGGTTTATTAGGATATTCTCCAGTAATTCCAGTTAGCAAATATAGTTCGGAAGCATTTATTGCGCGTGGTGGACGTATTCCAGCGCCTGTACGCAGCTTAACAAATTAG
- the nth gene encoding endonuclease III: MRVTKKIKAEMIDILGEVYKDVKPALHYTSPFELLIAVILSAQCTDVRVNITTARLFARANTPQAILAMGVHDLEEEIRDCGLFRSKAKNIMAACQKICDEYHGEVPQTIEELMKLPGVGRKTANVVVSIIFDIPAIAVDTHVFRVSNRLKLAVGDNPLTVEQGLMKAIPKEKWSAAHHWLIWHGRLVCKSRKPLCEECPLKELCPSFKLA, translated from the coding sequence ATGCGTGTTACTAAAAAGATAAAAGCTGAAATGATAGACATTTTGGGTGAAGTATATAAGGATGTAAAACCAGCATTGCATTATACATCTCCATTTGAACTTTTGATTGCTGTAATTTTGTCTGCACAGTGTACAGATGTCAGGGTGAATATAACAACAGCGAGATTATTTGCCAGGGCAAATACACCACAGGCGATTTTAGCAATGGGTGTTCACGACCTTGAAGAGGAAATTCGCGATTGTGGATTATTTCGCAGTAAGGCAAAAAATATAATGGCAGCTTGTCAAAAAATTTGCGATGAATATCATGGTGAAGTTCCGCAGACAATTGAAGAATTAATGAAGCTTCCCGGCGTTGGCCGAAAAACGGCTAATGTTGTTGTGAGTATTATTTTTGATATTCCCGCAATTGCTGTAGATACACATGTATTTCGTGTATCAAATCGCTTAAAATTGGCAGTAGGAGATAATCCTTTAACAGTTGAGCAAGGCTTGATGAAAGCGATTCCAAAGGAAAAGTGGTCGGCAGCGCATCATTGGCTCATTTGGCATGGGCGATTGGTTTGTAAATCAAGAAAGCCATTATGCGAAGAATGTCCCTTAAAAGAATTGTGTCCAAGTTTTAAGCTTGCATAA
- a CDS encoding N-acetyltransferase, whose product MEYRKPTFSDVEKIYELVNAYANDGLMLPRSRNSLYECLRDMIVAENEGILVGVGALHLIWDKLAEVRTLAVSPQMKCAGIGKKIVELLVDEGKVLGVETVFTLTYQPEFFGKCGFEEISKDQLPHKVWKECINCPKFPNCDEIAMMRKI is encoded by the coding sequence ATGGAATATAGAAAGCCTACGTTTTCTGATGTAGAGAAGATATATGAATTGGTTAATGCATATGCAAATGATGGTCTAATGTTGCCAAGGTCGCGCAATAGTTTATATGAGTGCTTGCGTGATATGATTGTTGCTGAAAATGAGGGCATATTAGTTGGTGTTGGTGCACTGCACTTAATTTGGGACAAATTAGCGGAGGTGCGAACTTTAGCAGTATCGCCGCAAATGAAATGCGCTGGCATAGGAAAAAAAATTGTTGAATTATTAGTCGATGAAGGTAAAGTGCTAGGGGTAGAAACTGTTTTCACACTTACATATCAACCTGAATTCTTTGGTAAATGCGGTTTTGAAGAAATCAGTAAAGATCAGTTACCACATAAGGTTTGGAAAGAATGTATCAATTGTCCTAAATTTCCCAATTGTGACGAAATTGCGATGATGCGAAAAATTTAA